One Nymphaea colorata isolate Beijing-Zhang1983 chromosome 12, ASM883128v2, whole genome shotgun sequence genomic window, TGAACATGAGCATTTGACCATCCAAGAGAAATGAAATACCTGAAAATCCATCCCTTCATGGAGGTAAGTCAAACCACGAGCTGCATCCAAAGCTATTGTCAATCTTTTAGACCATGGAAGTGGCATGGGAGTACGTGGCGATAAGTGGTACTCAACACTTCCATTCGGCATGAATTCATAGACAAGAAGCCGCTGGATCCCTctttcatcatcatcagcacAATAACCGATTAATTTGACAAGATTTGGGTGCTCGACAACTCCAAGGACATTTACCTCTGTTATCCATTCCTTGTGGCCCTGAAAACAAATAACGAAATAAAAGAgcacaattaagaaaaaaagatgttggCTTATTTCAGTGAAACACGTTGTCTGAATTTGTTTTCTCCAACATCGTGGAATTGTTTGAAGAAATTCAGCAAAGGAACAGCGTTGTCATTATCAGCTTGGGAGGGGACCAGGttatacaaaagaaagaaagcaaaagaaagctacaaaaatctaagaaaatgaagaacttaaATTTTCATGACAAAGAAAATGGAGACAACAAATGATAGATCTGAAACTCAACAGAACGAACAGACAGTTTTCACAAGGAACACATGATATTGACCAAAACTGTAATCTAAACAAAAAATACAGAAGAAAACCATCCTCCGCTCTCGCAAGCACTCGAGgcttgagaaataaaaattgaaaaaaaaaaagagattgaagagataagaaagaggggaaaggtAAACCTGTAAGCCTTTCCTATTCAATTGTTTGACAGCAACTTCTAGCCTCGAACTGGGATCATCTAGACTTCGGAGACTTCCTTTATAGACACAACCAAATCCTCCTTCTCCTACCATAAGCGACCGGTTGAAATTCTTTGTTGCAGCTTTGAGCTCCGAGAAGGACAACACACGAAGGTTGCTGCAAGGTCTTTGAGAAAAGCTCGGAAACATGCTTCTCCCTGAGGAATCGCCGCTGACATCCGATGTGTTCTGGGAATTGAACTCAGAACCTGATCCCCTCTGTTCATGGTCGGTCGAACCGCCGCTGTTATACTGTGTAGACCCTGATCCTGACTTCCCactcttcctttcttccttcttctccctaGAAGAAAATTGAAAGCAACCCATAGACCCAAACCTTCGCAACAAATTCCACTCCAAAAAATCGAGGATCATAGAGCAGAAACCAACCACAATAGGCTGCTGTGGCTCACAGAGCCAATTGTCAAGACGAGAAGCACAAATAGAACAACCCACAACCTAAAACTTTTGCTACATATCACAGCAAacactaaaaaggaaaaaagttatatatgggAAGCCGGTAACTGGAAAGCCTCATACCCCATAAACAAAGCAATGAATGACATTAAACTGCAATACCCAAACCCTAAAAAATCTCAAATTCCTCAGCAAAAAGACAGTCTCCATCTAGATAAAACTGAAATACACATCCTTGTCTAGTCCCCAAAACcccaaatataaaaataaatatgggTTTTCTAGTGTTAGAGAAGGGTCACATGACAGCTTGAAATTAGCTCACCAACaatccaaaagaaaacaaaaaaggggcctgccaaagaaaagaagggccatgaaaaacaattgaattGAGGACCCGGtagaaaggaagagaaggaagacatATAGACGACCACGTAAGAGAGAGGTGGGCCGTCTCAGCTCATTTATGAAAGCGAGATGAACATGAAAGGCAGTTGGAGGGATGCCATTTACCTCTGCCAACCAAGTCAAACTTACcataaaagagaagaaaaataattccaGACACCATTTTAAGCACAATAGAATCCGAAATGCACCattaaagaaagagaggaagaaaaattaCGTAAGGTTAATTAAACCAACGCTGGCTCCTGGAACTTTCCCTGCCGAACAAAGCGTCCCATTGGCGAACTGCGAACTTTCCTCCCCACCAGCCCCGAACGGCTctctcccctctttctctctcattacATAAGAAAGATGCTGCTGACTCCTCCATTCAGTCTTCACAGTCGCTGTCCTCTGCGTTTCGAATCTTTCGAAAAGCCGAATCAATTGCCCTCGGCACCCTTTTTTTCCCaatgtttaaaatattaaactaatttAACGTATTGTGAAATagttttaacatattttaaaataatctcGAAAGTATACAAATTGTAAACCTGCCGGGTAGTGCATTTGGCAGAAAGCTGATACAACTATATATTGGCTCTAGTAGAGCAGAAGAActgaagaagaagtagaagaagagaAATTCACTCTTTACATATTTAGCATTTGCATGCAATTGGTAAAATACTTTTCTTTATTAACTGACATTAATAATTCATCTTTTTGCTACTCACACTTAACGCAGTCGCCCTTAACGGAGGTTGGCAAGCTTTTAATGCTTTAACTAGAGCAGATAGATATTTTATTGTAGTTGTCAGAAAGTTAGTTTATGTTATCTTTGAAAATATGTATCTGTCGATTTGGATCATTTGCCACTTTACTTTAATTACTCTTCTACGATCGTCTCCGCCAAAACTTTGAAGTTTCAAGCCTCCATTAAGACCCAAATGATTAGATTTTGTTCAAGCAGCTTAAACTTCAAAATCTACATGCATAAATTTATAGATAATACGTTGCCTTTTACATCTTTAAGTTcctacttttctttctttttttttttttttccaattgttGAATTTGCTAGAGGTGGAGGTTAGATTCAGTCAGACCCAGCAGCTCTAAATTCAGTTCGGCCAAGTATTTTTAGGAGACATTTGGTAATAGGAATATTAatatagtgttttatgaacttgtctccaaaattaaaatggatttatggatgtctagaatacattttttttaactttttaggaTGACAtagattcaaaaaataatatattaatagTTTAAGACGTGCCTCGAGAGATTCGGTGAAGTCTAGGCCAAGCCGATATACGCTAAGGAAGTTCGTAAGGGCCAGGTTCAACCTAAACCAGACGTGTGTTTTCTTCATATTGAGCGTTTTTTCTCAGAAACAATGTCATAAATGCGCCGtgattgaggtagattcatcaACACCAATTTTCGGAGTTTATTTATAAGTTGTTCTCATTGTCAAAAGGCCCACTTAAATGCTATcaatttggatccatttgaaGCTTTTGATAATGTTGTTCTCGTGTTCAAATTGAAGGGGTCCTCCTTCAAACAATTTGATCGTGTCAATATGTAAAATTTAGTAAA contains:
- the LOC116265657 gene encoding serine/threonine-protein kinase PCRK1-like isoform X1 — protein: MREKEGREPFGAGGEESSQFANGTLCSAGKVPGASVGLINLTEKKEERKSGKSGSGSTQYNSGGSTDHEQRGSGSEFNSQNTSDVSGDSSGRSMFPSFSQRPCSNLRVLSFSELKAATKNFNRSLMVGEGGFGCVYKGSLRSLDDPSSRLEVAVKQLNRKGLQGHKEWITEVNVLGVVEHPNLVKLIGYCADDDERGIQRLLVYEFMPNGSVEYHLSPRTPMPLPWSKRLTIALDAARGLTYLHEGMDFQIIFRDLKTSNILLDEQWNAKLSDFGLARQGPGEGLSHVSTAVVGTIGYAAPEYLQTGRLTAKSDIWSFGVVLYELITGRRPVDRNRPKSEQKVLEWVRPYISDSKKFHMIIDPRINGQYKLKTVQKLAAVANRCLVRQPKARPKMSEVLEMIKHIVETSEAMNPDSDMGNSSMNSHASQSSCEMASSDNALDAKIMENGRSPLRMWMPKLIWSC
- the LOC116265657 gene encoding serine/threonine-protein kinase PCRK1-like isoform X2, which codes for MILDFLEWNLLRRFGSMGCFQFSSREKKEERKSGKSGSGSTQYNSGGSTDHEQRGSGSEFNSQNTSDVSGDSSGRSMFPSFSQRPCSNLRVLSFSELKAATKNFNRSLMVGEGGFGCVYKGSLRSLDDPSSRLEVAVKQLNRKGLQGHKEWITEVNVLGVVEHPNLVKLIGYCADDDERGIQRLLVYEFMPNGSVEYHLSPRTPMPLPWSKRLTIALDAARGLTYLHEGMDFQIIFRDLKTSNILLDEQWNAKLSDFGLARQGPGEGLSHVSTAVVGTIGYAAPEYLQTGRLTAKSDIWSFGVVLYELITGRRPVDRNRPKSEQKVLEWVRPYISDSKKFHMIIDPRINGQYKLKTVQKLAAVANRCLVRQPKARPKMSEVLEMIKHIVETSEAMNPDSDMGNSSMNSHASQSSCEMASSDNALDAKIMENGRSPLRMWMPKLIWSC